A section of the Chelmon rostratus isolate fCheRos1 chromosome 16, fCheRos1.pri, whole genome shotgun sequence genome encodes:
- the si:ch211-57n23.1 gene encoding uncharacterized protein si:ch211-57n23.1 yields the protein MVQGAVSRAVLCLSCSLLLGVCFPAEGAGAAGPLPTIPPEQESGEPEFEDLEWGSGSSLMHLLHSFPADSPFVTETPEKPVNCTQRFWLPPSSAICWENIAGPEEFAKSRLLALQNRAALQAVSTSSGVEEGGISYQFQAREEVQGIHSDHQGVVETIQTMEKVFVSLEEKRKEGKEQGVLTSMKEHLANTRDAIDGREHMADVLENHFSTLEKTLLNMQLRLYKLMQQ from the exons ATGGTCCAGGGGGCAGTGAGCAGGGCTGTGCTCTGCCTGTCCTGCTCCCTCCTGTTGGGGGTCTGCTTCCCAGCAGAGGGGGCAGGGGCAGCAGGGCCTCTTCCCACTATTCCCCCTGAACAAGAGTCTGGGGAACCAGAGTTTGAGGACTTGGAGTGGGGCTCTGGGTCATCTCTGATGCACCTGCTCCACAGCTTCCCTGCTGATAGCCCCTTCGTAACAGAGACCCCAGAAAAACCAGTCAACTGCACCCAGCGCTTCTGGCTGCCACCGTCCTCTGCGATCTGCTGGGAGAACATAGCCGGACCCGAGGAGTTTGCCAAGTCCCGTCTGCTGGCTCTCCAGAACAGGGCTGCCCTGCAGGCTGTGTCCACCTCCAgcggggtggaggagggagggatttCCTACCAATTCCAAGCCAGAGAGGAGGTCCAGGGGATCCACTCAGACCACCAGGGTGTGGTGGAAACTATACAGACCATGGAGAAGGTGTTTGTCTCTttggaagagaagaggaaagaagggaaggagCAGGGGGTCCTCACAAG CATGAAGGAGCATCTTGCCAACACAAGGGACGCCATAGATGGAAGAGAACACATGGCAGACGTCCTGGAGAATCATTTTTCTACTTTAGAGAAGACTCTGCTTAACATGCAGCTTCGACTCTACAAACTAATGCAACAGTGA
- the chrac1 gene encoding chromatin accessibility complex protein 1: MKMSQNNPENDDQTSTNKKAISLPISRVRLIMKSSPDVSSINQDALFLTTKATELFVQHLALSSFNNGSGKETNTLSYSDLAHTAEETETFHFLTDILPKKILARDYLKSLEQMQEEEADL; the protein is encoded by the exons ATGAAGATGTCTCAAAATAATCCCGAAAATGACGATCAAACGTCAACTAACAAAAAAGCCATCTCCCTCCCAATTTCCAGAGTGAGGTTGATAATGAAGAGCTCCCCAGACGTCTCCAGCATCAACCAGGACGCTCTTTTTCTCACCACCAAGGCTACA GAGCTGTTTGTCCAGCACCTGGCTCTGTCCTCATTCAACAACGGCTCCGGCAAAGAGACCAACACGCTGTCATACAGCGACCTAGCTCACACCGCAGAGGAGACGGAGACTTTCCACTTTCTTACAG ACATCCTGCCTAAGAAGATCCTGGCTCGAGATTACCTCAAGTCTTTAGAGCAAATgcaagaagaggaagctgacctttaa